From the Arthrobacter sp. PM3 genome, one window contains:
- a CDS encoding oligosaccharide flippase family protein, with product MKTAVAAPGATNAFAWSLLNTALSRLGTMAIGILLARLLGPESFGTFAIALVALMAILSFNELGVSLAIVRWPGDPREIAPTVNTISVVGSAVFCCGAFFAAPLFTAAMGDPEATDVIRVLIASVFINGIVASPAALLQRGFREKTRLLVDQVNVWIGAVLSVLLAIAGMGAMALAVGRVAGSLISGVVFLAASPLPYRFGLDRSLVGPLLRFGMPLAGTSLIFFAVSYADQLTVGTILGSTALGFYALAFNLSNWPVSIVAQPLRRVAPASFSTLQHDRPAMNAALTSIIALLASAALPPVFFLVGGAVPMVNFIYGQAWLPAASALSWLAVAAISKVFCDLAYDFLVVLGKSGTVLMIQAASLLVLVPALVAGATWFGLAGIAAAQAFVACCVVLPLYLWQLQKSGIRLHPLARKMLLPLMTAVITGLLAWAAASMIPDPFLALIAGGVAALVGAAILVRGQADQFRLLRTIGRPAPKEVPA from the coding sequence ATGAAGACCGCCGTTGCAGCGCCCGGGGCCACCAATGCCTTCGCGTGGAGCCTTCTCAATACAGCGCTCTCCCGGCTGGGAACCATGGCGATCGGCATACTGCTGGCCCGCCTGCTCGGGCCGGAGTCATTCGGAACCTTTGCCATTGCCCTCGTGGCCCTGATGGCCATCCTCAGTTTCAACGAGCTCGGAGTCTCTCTGGCAATCGTGCGATGGCCGGGAGACCCGCGGGAAATTGCCCCGACGGTCAACACCATCTCCGTCGTTGGCAGCGCCGTGTTCTGCTGCGGTGCTTTCTTCGCAGCGCCACTGTTCACCGCAGCGATGGGCGACCCTGAAGCCACCGATGTGATTCGGGTGCTCATCGCGAGTGTCTTCATCAATGGGATTGTTGCGTCACCGGCCGCACTACTCCAGCGCGGATTCCGCGAAAAGACCCGCCTGCTGGTGGACCAGGTGAACGTTTGGATTGGAGCGGTCCTCTCAGTCCTTCTGGCCATAGCCGGAATGGGAGCGATGGCATTGGCGGTGGGCCGTGTTGCAGGCAGCCTCATCTCCGGAGTCGTGTTTCTGGCGGCCTCACCCCTCCCGTATCGGTTCGGGCTGGACCGTTCTCTGGTTGGACCCCTGCTTCGCTTCGGGATGCCGCTGGCCGGCACCAGCCTGATTTTCTTTGCGGTCAGCTACGCGGACCAATTGACGGTCGGTACCATCCTGGGTTCCACCGCCCTGGGTTTTTACGCGTTGGCATTTAACCTGTCCAACTGGCCAGTCAGCATCGTCGCCCAGCCACTGCGACGGGTCGCCCCTGCGTCATTTTCCACACTGCAGCATGACCGTCCCGCCATGAACGCAGCGCTGACTTCCATCATCGCCCTGCTGGCATCAGCAGCGCTTCCTCCCGTCTTCTTCCTCGTGGGCGGCGCGGTCCCCATGGTGAATTTCATTTACGGCCAAGCGTGGCTGCCCGCCGCTTCGGCACTGTCCTGGCTTGCCGTAGCAGCGATCTCTAAAGTGTTCTGTGATCTTGCCTATGACTTCCTCGTGGTGTTGGGAAAGTCCGGGACGGTCCTGATGATCCAGGCTGCGAGTCTGCTGGTGCTGGTACCCGCGCTTGTCGCCGGGGCAACATGGTTTGGGTTGGCGGGGATCGCCGCGGCGCAAGCCTTCGTTGCCTGCTGCGTCGTACTGCCCCTGTACCTTTGGCAACTGCAGAAGAGCGGCATACGGCTGCACCCGCTGGCCAGAAAAATGCTGCTCCCCCTTATGACTGCGGTTATCACGGGGCTGCTGGCGTGGGCAGCGGCATCGATGATCCCGGACCCGTTCCTGGCTCTCATCGCCGGAGGCGTTGCCGCGCTCGTGGGTGCCGCGATCCTGGTTCGCGGGCAAGCGGACCAGTTCAGACTGCTGCGAACCATTGGCCGCCCCGCGCCCAAGGAGGTGCCGGCATGA
- a CDS encoding glycosyltransferase family 4 protein, with protein sequence MRIVVYPHDLNMGGSQLNAIELAAAVRALGHDVIMFGQPGSLTLRIKELGLEFIAAPKPHHQPSRTIVRALAEVIRDRKIDIVHGYEWPPALESRLAADRNPGTAVVCTVMSMAVAPFIPKTMPLLVGTREILATEVAFGRASVGLLEPPVDVKLNNPFLELPLDDFRQRWNLDPDAHTVVLVTRLAQQLKLEGIIAAIKAVGALAGEMKIQLLLVGDGPERDVVRAAAREINQLHGPGTIVLTGQLEDPRPAYLLADVALGMGGSALRAMAFAKPLIVQGEMGYWNLVTPETLPEFLEQGWFGVGPGKHAGEGRLVEILRRLLPDDKQRTALGELGRRTVQDRFSLDRAAKFQEDFYRQALSAPRRSSPVSDALAVRQLIEYQVAAHAKRLFGRLAADDFNARPVRARTAARAKGSTTSPGGML encoded by the coding sequence ATGAGGATTGTTGTTTACCCCCATGACCTGAATATGGGCGGAAGCCAGCTCAACGCGATAGAACTGGCAGCCGCGGTGCGCGCCTTGGGCCATGACGTGATCATGTTCGGCCAGCCCGGCTCCCTGACCCTTCGAATCAAGGAGTTGGGACTGGAGTTCATTGCTGCCCCGAAGCCGCACCACCAGCCGTCCCGCACAATCGTGCGCGCACTGGCTGAGGTCATCCGCGACAGGAAGATCGACATAGTGCACGGCTATGAATGGCCACCTGCCCTGGAGTCCCGGCTCGCCGCCGACCGCAACCCCGGGACGGCCGTGGTGTGCACTGTGATGTCCATGGCAGTTGCACCGTTTATTCCCAAGACGATGCCCCTGCTGGTGGGGACGCGCGAAATCCTTGCTACGGAAGTCGCTTTCGGTCGGGCCAGCGTCGGGCTCCTGGAACCACCTGTCGACGTCAAGCTCAACAACCCCTTCCTGGAACTGCCCTTGGACGACTTCCGGCAGCGTTGGAACCTCGACCCTGACGCCCACACCGTGGTCCTGGTCACCAGGCTTGCCCAACAGCTGAAGCTTGAGGGCATCATTGCCGCCATCAAGGCAGTTGGTGCCCTGGCCGGGGAAATGAAAATCCAACTGCTCCTGGTCGGTGACGGTCCAGAGAGGGATGTTGTGCGGGCCGCGGCCCGGGAAATCAACCAATTGCACGGCCCGGGAACAATCGTCCTGACCGGTCAGCTCGAAGATCCTCGGCCCGCGTACTTGTTGGCAGACGTGGCTTTGGGCATGGGAGGCTCCGCCCTGCGCGCCATGGCCTTTGCCAAGCCGCTCATCGTGCAAGGAGAAATGGGCTACTGGAATCTGGTCACCCCTGAAACGCTTCCAGAATTCCTGGAGCAAGGCTGGTTCGGAGTCGGCCCCGGCAAACATGCAGGGGAAGGGCGCCTGGTGGAAATTCTGCGCCGGCTCCTGCCCGATGACAAGCAGCGGACGGCACTGGGCGAACTGGGCCGGCGGACCGTTCAGGACAGATTTTCTCTCGACCGGGCCGCCAAGTTTCAGGAGGACTTTTACCGTCAGGCCCTGAGCGCTCCGCGTCGGTCCAGCCCCGTGTCGGACGCACTGGCGGTGCGGCAGCTGATCGAATACCAGGTGGCCGCCCACGCCAAACGGCTCTTTGGACGGCTTGCTGCCGACGATTTCAACGCCAGGCCAGTCAGGGCGCGAACCGCTGCACGCGCAAAGGGATCCACGACGAGCCCGGGGGGGATGCTGTGA
- a CDS encoding glycosyltransferase, with protein sequence MNFRDSKTIKIFVYISGNRWDDVEGTDRRLAAALGEDIPVLWVDPPLAVHRAFDRGARALFRGIELQDVAPGITRLRWLFVPGATRGAVAPLTAAALYNVINRCLKVLGVAPAAVMCTSPVMTLPDRVSGTKILYVTDDWVSGADLMGLSLRLVKKNLVRNLQRADITLAVSPHLVNTLNREPGRQVEAGLLPNGCVLPAGTAQSSRGRTAALVGTLNERLDLALLEKLAESGTPLLVIGPRADKDPAFSARLDRFLAADTVRWLGKLPAASLPGYLATASVGLTPYVSSEFNRASFPLKTLDYLAAGLAVVATDLPAVRWLDSEDVAVAKDHTEFLNLVHLALRTPSDPATEARRRSFAGSHSWSARSSALLALVDARASKTASTRTAVSLAKE encoded by the coding sequence GTGAACTTTCGAGACAGCAAAACCATCAAGATCTTCGTCTACATCTCAGGAAATCGGTGGGACGACGTCGAGGGCACTGACCGGCGCCTGGCCGCCGCGCTGGGGGAAGACATCCCTGTGCTGTGGGTGGACCCGCCGCTCGCCGTCCATCGCGCATTCGATCGCGGTGCGCGGGCACTGTTCCGAGGCATTGAGCTTCAGGACGTTGCACCCGGTATCACGCGACTGAGGTGGCTTTTTGTTCCCGGCGCCACCAGGGGAGCGGTAGCCCCCCTCACGGCGGCTGCTCTTTACAACGTCATTAACCGTTGCCTGAAAGTACTAGGGGTCGCCCCTGCCGCCGTCATGTGCACTTCGCCCGTCATGACCCTCCCGGACAGAGTCTCCGGCACAAAAATTTTGTATGTCACGGACGATTGGGTCTCAGGTGCGGACTTAATGGGGCTTTCCCTGAGGCTGGTCAAAAAGAACCTGGTCCGCAATCTGCAACGCGCCGACATCACGTTGGCGGTGTCACCGCACCTGGTCAATACGCTCAACCGGGAACCCGGGCGGCAAGTCGAAGCCGGGCTCCTTCCCAATGGCTGTGTGCTCCCCGCGGGAACTGCCCAAAGCAGTCGAGGCCGAACGGCGGCACTTGTTGGAACGCTGAACGAACGCCTGGACCTTGCGCTGCTCGAAAAGCTGGCCGAATCAGGTACACCGCTGCTCGTCATCGGGCCCCGTGCCGACAAGGACCCGGCGTTCAGTGCGCGATTGGACCGGTTTCTTGCCGCCGACACAGTCCGCTGGCTGGGCAAACTTCCGGCAGCGTCCCTCCCCGGTTATCTCGCCACTGCCAGCGTCGGCCTGACACCCTACGTAAGCAGTGAGTTCAACCGCGCCAGCTTTCCCCTGAAGACCCTGGACTATCTGGCAGCAGGCTTGGCGGTAGTGGCCACGGATCTCCCCGCCGTGCGCTGGCTGGATTCCGAGGACGTGGCGGTGGCAAAGGATCACACCGAATTTCTGAATCTGGTGCACTTGGCCCTGCGCACGCCGTCGGATCCGGCGACCGAAGCCCGGCGCCGCAGCTTTGCCGGCTCGCACTCTTGGAGCGCCCGGTCGTCCGCCTTGCTGGCACTCGTGGACGCACGCGCAAGCAAGACTGCCAGCACCCGCACCGCCGTCAGCCTAGCGAAGGAATGA